One Aegilops tauschii subsp. strangulata cultivar AL8/78 chromosome 7, Aet v6.0, whole genome shotgun sequence genomic window carries:
- the LOC109782952 gene encoding uncharacterized protein, giving the protein MQVVYDRMTGRSRGFGFVTMGSAEEVAATVEQLNGYGSGGDADGRREVRALDSGVAADVWRGEAAARHLPLADFRVRGTCTMASSIRWWRGTRPTWTGACLS; this is encoded by the exons GTTGTTTACGATAGAATGACCGGACGGAGCCGTGGATTTGGATTCGTCACAATGGGTTCAGCGGAGGAAGTTGCTGCCACCGTCGAGCAATTAAATGGCTAT GGTTCTGGTGGCGATGCCGACGGTCGTCGAGAGGTTCGTGCACTGGACAGTGGCGTGGCTGCCGATGTATGGAGAGGCGAAGCTGCTGCTCGTCATCTACCTCTGGCAG ATTTTAGGGTGCGGGGCACGTGTACGATGGCTTCCTCCATCCGCTGGTGGCGTGGCACGAGGCCGACATGGACCGGGGCCTGCTTGAGCTGA